The following nucleotide sequence is from Saccharomycodes ludwigii strain NBRC 1722 chromosome VII, whole genome shotgun sequence.
ctaattttttcaaaactgCACAAGATTTTAACCTCATTTCTTCACTCCTGGTATCAATACTACAACAGTCTATATAATAATCGCATGGATTAAGGAATTTAGAGGGCAATGGCAAATCGCAATACTGAGTGAAATAACCAACCATGTTGTTGACTTTGCCTGTATAAATCAAGTTACCTGTAGATAATATAATCAGTTGGTCCAacattttttcaaaaatatccGATCTTGGCTGGTGAATGCTTAAGATAAAAGTGGTTCCGTACTGTGAActtaatttgtttaatgTTTGCATCAGTAAAATAGCAGTATAGGAATCCAACCCTGTTGTTGGTTCATCTAAAAACATGATTGAGGGATTAGATATCATCTGAAGAGCGATACACAATCTCCTCTTCTCACCACCTGATAGAGTGGTTTTCTTATCCGATATTTGAGTATCGCTGCAATATTTTAAGCCCAATTCCATCAATAGCTGATCTactattttcttcttattTGGTTTCGATACATGGGGTAGTTTTAAGTCAGCAGATATTTCTAGAATTTCTCTTGGTGTCAAATTGTTGGGTAAGATgtcttgttgttgtaaatAAGCAACTTTTATACATGTGGTAGAACCAtgttctttttgtttacgATCCGAGGTAGCAGGTTGTGTTGGATTTTCTTCAGTTTCTAAATAATACTGACCCTCAGTGTACAACTTATTCCCTGATGGGACAATCTTATTCCAAAAGTGAGAAGTGCTTTGGATATTGCTTTGTTTATTCTTGTTGGAAACGCAATACTCGTTGTAGGACATCataaaatttaacaaaGTAGTTTTTCCCGAACCTGATCCACCAATAATCCCGCAAACACATCCTGCGGGTATATCTAgagatatattatttaaaataatctttttagATCCATTGGAGGTGATACTGTCATCCAGTAAGGATGTGGAACCAGTACTATCAGAAATACTTTTCAAATGCTCGGTCGAAATGAATAAgtttctaatttttaaagatacTTTTGGATTACGCAATAGTCCCATAGATGCAGCGCTTGTATTTGTATTAGCGTTATTATCATTCttaatatcaaatatattcaatttGTTATCTGTTGTTGatagtaaaaaattatctgTTGTAATATTCGGCTCATCTTTGATTATATTATCAgatttttcctttattaCTGTAGTTGGGTTATCAATGTTAATATCAGGATATGTAGAAATACTGTCACTGGTGTCATTGGTGGaattataatattggaGGCCGTTATAGTCTCTGCTAGTAATagccatatttttttttattctttattttgtcCTTTTCTCTCCCCCCCCACTCTGATGgttcttattattttaatacgTGCTGTAATTTTTATGGTTTATTTTCtgttaaataatttagaaCGAAATAggaaagttttttttttttgttgttgtgtGTGTAAATAGGCGAAggagagaaagaaaaagaggcATATTATACGAACGAGATGCaaaatgttaataaaataaaaaaaagtatataatataatgtaatatttttttttttttaaattattgataaaaagCATATGTATCTgtgttttatatattaaaataagataaacaaaaacaaatcaaaataaaataaaagacaGCAAATCAATccggaaaaaataaaaaataaaaaataaaaaataaaaaataaaaaataaaaaataaaaaataaaaaaaaataaaaaaactttttcttcctcttctgaGAGGGTAAAGCTAGCCGACATAATATTATGGGAATGTAACATCACCTGTTAAACAAGTAATTTCAGAATCATCATAATTATAAGCTCTAACATTTACTGAGTAAGTACCTGGTGGAACTTCTTGTGGAATCTCAACAATTTTAGTTACATCATAAAATCCTGGTTGAAGAGGACATTCCAAGCCATCGATATCATTTTCTTCTAGTTGCTCACATAAATCATAAGTTTGGGAGATTAGTCTGATGTAACCTAATCTAACTTCGACATCGATATAAGAGCCATAATCAATAATAGTTGGAGATTTCAAGACACCCTTAGCCTTGATTTCTAGTTCCGAACCTCTAACTGGTGGATTTGGAGACAAATCGatttcattaatatttaaactCTGGACCTCTAATAAATCACATTGTAACAATGGAGAGTCGCCATTTATGGGTCTGAGATCAGCACCATCATTTAGTTTTTTAGcatcaaaaaaatgggTTTTCATGGAGttaaaaaaggatattGGGAAACATTGAACCAATGAGGAGAACAGCAATAAGAAAGATAGTAAAGGCAATGACTGCATGATTAAATGTTATTGATGTTGTTAGCTGgtgttattatataatgaGACAAAAATGACAATGGTGGGTATTGCTATCACTGAtagtttttattgatatattgGTACCTCTGGGTGAGAAgagaagaagagaaaagaaagatttttttttttataggtGGTACATATTTTGTGTAAGTggattaaatataaaagattaaaattgttgataataTGGAACAGgcgaaataaaaatgggaaACAGGAATTAAAAGAGaagagaaaagagaaaaagtgctttatattttaccaCCGCGCCACTCGCCATGAGAATGtcttttgtttattgttATGAATAATCTTATTGTTCTATTCTTATCttgataaatatttcttgTCACATTGCTCATTTTCTCTCTGCGAGCTTTcgtaaataataataaaataaaacccGCACGTGTCATGTGATATCTTTGATtatgacttttttttaccctTTTTGCTCTTCTgcttacaaaaaaagacagTCGGTTGAATGCGTtacttataataattatttgtttttgtttacatttttaaatttaaatttcaTCAGAAAAGTACTCCATatcataaataataaattttaatacttaaaaataaacaaataataacctGTTAAGTTTCCTGTTGGTCATATCCTAAAACCTCGGTCTCAATGCCATtcggtaaaaaaaaaacaaaaacaaacaaaaaaaaaaaagcatttagaaac
It contains:
- the NPC2 gene encoding sterol transporter (similar to Saccharomyces cerevisiae YDL046W | NPC2 | Niemann Pick type C homolog) translates to MQSLPLLSFLLLFSSLVQCFPISFFNSMKTHFFDAKKLNDGADLRPINGDSPLLQCDLLEVQSLNINEIDLSPNPPVRGSELEIKAKGVLKSPTIIDYGSYIDVEVRLGYIRLISQTYDLCEQLEENDIDGLECPLQPGFYDVTKIVEIPQEVPPGTYSVNVRAYNYDDSEITCLTGDVTFP